AGGTGATTAGTGCATTTTTAGGGTTGATTTTTAGCATTTTTTCTTGTTGTAAATCAGCCACTTACAAATAATATTCAAAAATAGAATAGCTAAAGCCTTTAGCCAGCTCGCAGCCCCCCATGCCAGGGTTTCGGGGACTGATTTAAGGCAGCCGCTTGGGTAGGTCTTCAACGCATTGAGCGCAAAGAAGTTGAGGCGAGCCTGCCAATTCCCTAGGTGATGAGCACAAAAAAACGCGCCCGGAGTGGGCGCGTTTTCAGAGGCTTTGCGGACTTGGCTTCAGGCCGCTCGACTATTCCAGAATGAAGCCGTCGCGCATGGTAATTTTGCGGTCGGCCATTTCGGCAAGCTGGTCGTTGTGGGTTACGATAACGAAGGTTTGGCCGAGCTCTTTGCGTAGCAAAAAGAAGATCTGGTGCAGCTCCTGCGCGTTTTGCGAGTCGAGGTTGCCGGAGGGCTCGTCGGCGAAAATGATTTCGGGCGAGTTGATGAGGGCCCGCGCCACGGCTACGCGCTGCTGCTCGCCGCCCGACATCTCGGAGGGTTTGTGGTCGGCGCGGCGCTCCAGGTTCAGCATGCCCAGCAGCTCGCGGGCCCGCACGCGGGTTTCCTGCTCGTGGCGGCCGGCCAGGTACGCGGGCAAGCACACGTTTTCGAGCGCCGTGAACTCAGGCAGCAGGTTGTGAAACTGAAACACGAACCCGATGTGGCGGTTGCGAAACTTGGCCAGCTCGGAGCGCTTCAAGGTGCTTACCGATTCGCCGTCGAATAGCACTTCGCCGGTATCGGGCGTATCAAGCGTACCTAGGATGTGCAAAAGGGTGCTCTTGCCGGCCCCGGAGGAGCCCACAATCGACACGATTTCCGACTTTTCGATGGTCAGATCGATGCCCTTGAGCACTTCCAGCGAACCGTAGCGTTTACGAATGTTGACGGCCTGCAGCAAACCGACTGGGTGTTAATGAGAGAAGAAGCGAATAGCGACAAAGCTACGCAGAAAGGCCCGATGCCAACAGGCTTGCCGTTGCACCCAACGCGTACCAGCCGGCTTATACGGCAACTCGGCCGTAGTGGCTTAGTATATGCGGCACTTAATTGCAGGGCCGGCGCCCTGCCCGAGGCCAGGCAATGCCGGCACCTAGGTAATTGCTACCCAAGGGGCAGCGCCACAAAGTGAGAGCAACGGCACCCCTACTATGTGCTACTTCGCGCTACATTGCCTACTTTCGCGGGCACATTTCCGGAACCCGAAAACCCACCTCAAGTCCGAAGTATGAACATTCACGAATATCAGGGCAAGGACATTCTTAAGCGCTACGGCGTGCGCGTGCAGGAAGGCATCGTGGCCGAAACTGCCGAGGAGGCCGTAGAGGCCGCCAAAAAGCTGACCGAGCAAACCGGCACCGGCTGGCACGTAATCAAAGCCCAGATCCACGCCGGTGGCCGTGGCAAAGGGGGCGGCGTAAAGCTCGCCAAGAACCTTGACCAGGTACGTGAACTGTCGGAGCAGATCATCGGCATGCAGCTGGTGACCAAGCAAACCGGCGCCGAAGGCCGCAAAGTGCACAAAGTGCTGGTAGCCCAGGACGTGTACTACCCCGGCGAGTCGGAAACCAAGGAGTACTACATGAGCGTGCTGCTCGACCGTACGTCGGGCAAGAACGTAATCATCTACACCACCGAGGGTGGCATGGACATCGAGGAGGTTGCCGAAGCGCACCCCGAGAAGATCCACAAAGAGTACATCGACCCGCGCGTGGGTCTGCAGGGCTTCCAGGCCCGCAAAATCGCGTTCAACCTGGGCGTTGAGGGCGAGGCTTACAAGGAGATGGTGAAGTTTGTAACGGCCCTGTACAAGGCCTACGACGACACCGACTCGGCCATGTTCGAAATCAACCCCGTGTTGAAGACCTCGGAC
The sequence above is drawn from the Hymenobacter sp. YIM 151858-1 genome and encodes:
- a CDS encoding ABC transporter ATP-binding protein encodes the protein MLQAVNIRKRYGSLEVLKGIDLTIEKSEIVSIVGSSGAGKSTLLHILGTLDTPDTGEVLFDGESVSTLKRSELAKFRNRHIGFVFQFHNLLPEFTALENVCLPAYLAGRHEQETRVRARELLGMLNLERRADHKPSEMSGGEQQRVAVARALINSPEIIFADEPSGNLDSQNAQELHQIFFLLRKELGQTFVIVTHNDQLAEMADRKITMRDGFILE
- the sucC gene encoding ADP-forming succinate--CoA ligase subunit beta: MNIHEYQGKDILKRYGVRVQEGIVAETAEEAVEAAKKLTEQTGTGWHVIKAQIHAGGRGKGGGVKLAKNLDQVRELSEQIIGMQLVTKQTGAEGRKVHKVLVAQDVYYPGESETKEYYMSVLLDRTSGKNVIIYTTEGGMDIEEVAEAHPEKIHKEYIDPRVGLQGFQARKIAFNLGVEGEAYKEMVKFVTALYKAYDDTDSAMFEINPVLKTSDNKILAVDAKVTLDDNALYRHKDFAALRDTNEEDPLEVEASESNLNYVKLDGNVGCMVNGAGLAMATMDIIKLSGGEPANFLDVGGGANAQTVEAGFRIILKDPNVKAILINIFGGIVRCDRVANGVVEAYKNIGDIRVPIIVRLQGTNAEEGARIIDESGLKVYSAVLLKDAAQKVKEVLAAQEQTA